The Mesorhizobium sp. INR15 region ACGGCCGGCCTTGCCGTCGTTGATGTTGCCATGGTCCGGATTGGACACGGCGCCGACAGTGGCCATGCACGAACCGTGCACAACGCGCTGCTCACCCGAGTTGAGGCGAAGGATCGCCATGCCCTGGTCGCGGCCGACGAGCTGGCCATAACCACCGGCCGAACGCGCAACCTGCGCGCCCTTGCCTGGCTTCAGCTCGATGTTGTGGACGATCGTGCCGACCGGCATCGAGGCCAGCGGCATCGCATTGCCCGGCTTCACGTCAACCGATTCACCAGCCACGATCTTGTCGCCGGGAGCCAGACGCTGTGGGGCGATGATGTAGGACAGTTCGCCATCGTCGTACTTGATCAGCGCGATGAAGGCGGTGCGGTTCGGATCGTATTCAATGCGCTCGACCGTGCCGACGACGTCGAACTTGCGGCGCTTGAAGTCGATGATGCGGTACGAACGCTTGTGACCACCGCCGATGAAGCGGGCGGTGATGCGGCCGTAGTTGTTGCGGCCGCCCGACTTGGTCAGGCCTTCGGTCAGACCCTTGACGGGCTTGCCCTTGTAGAGGCCCGAGCGGTCGACGATGACCAGCTGGCGGGTGCTCGGCGTTACCGGGTTGAATTTTTTCAGTGCCATGTTTGTTGTCCTCGCGGCCTTGCTCAGAGACCCGTCGCGACGTCGATCGACTGGCCATCGGCCAATGTCACAATCGCCTTCTTGACGTCGCTCTGGCGGCCAACCGTGCCACGGAAGCGCTTGATCTTGCCCTTGCGGACAAGCGTGTTCACGGCCATCACCTTGACGCCGAACAGCGCTTCGACGGCGGCCTTGATTTCCGGCTTCGACGCCTTCTTGGCGACGTTGAAGACGACCTGGTTCTGCTCGGAGGCCATGGTCGACTTTTCAGTGATCGCCGGGCTGACGATCACGTCGTAATGACGAAGGTCGGTCATTTAAAGCGCTCCTCGAGAGCCTCGACGGCGGCCTTCGAAAGGACCAGCGTGCCGCGGCGCAGAATGTCGTAGACGTTGATGCCCTGGATGGGCAGCACGTCGATGTTCGGAATGTTCGTGGCCGCCAGCTTGAAATTCTTGTCAAGCTCGGCGCCGCCGATCAGCAAGGCGTTTGTCAGGCCCAGCGTCGCGAAATTCGCGATCAGTGCC contains the following coding sequences:
- a CDS encoding 50S ribosomal protein L23, whose amino-acid sequence is MTDLRHYDVIVSPAITEKSTMASEQNQVVFNVAKKASKPEIKAAVEALFGVKVMAVNTLVRKGKIKRFRGTVGRQSDVKKAIVTLADGQSIDVATGL
- the rplB gene encoding 50S ribosomal protein L2, with the translated sequence MALKKFNPVTPSTRQLVIVDRSGLYKGKPVKGLTEGLTKSGGRNNYGRITARFIGGGHKRSYRIIDFKRRKFDVVGTVERIEYDPNRTAFIALIKYDDGELSYIIAPQRLAPGDKIVAGESVDVKPGNAMPLASMPVGTIVHNIELKPGKGAQVARSAGGYGQLVGRDQGMAILRLNSGEQRVVHGSCMATVGAVSNPDHGNINDGKAGRTVWRGKRPHNRGVTMNPVDHPHGGGEGRTSGGRHPVSPWGKPTKGKKTRSNKATDKFILRSRHQRKS